ATACagttttttggatttttattttaaaaggagCATTCATACATATAGAGAGGACAAAATGGAGGTGAGGGTTCTATagttttaactaataaaaatgaaataagattCTAGAACTATATTAGCAATTTTGTGAGAAGCCTTTATTTAATTGCACATTTGGATCCTTAAAAGTGATATAGAGCTAAAGGTTTGTCCATTTAAAAGGTTTCCAAATTCAGTCAACCATATTCCTCTATGGCTGAAGCGATTGCATAAAGTACTTCAAAGGTATAAAGCATAAATGTAGCTGTAACTTTATATTCTCATAGAGTTGGATTATCTTACAGACATGATAATTCGATCATATCTATAGTCTAAAAATGGAATAGATTTAAAAGTGGCATAAACCCCTTAATTCAGTTTCCTAGATAACCTACACCTTGCTATCTTTAAGAATACTAGGACAATGTTTTTTTCCCTGTAATCTTCTAATCTTCTTCCGGAAAGCAGTTTATCTAACAAGAAAGAGATACAGTGAAACCTATTTAGCAAGATTTAATTTTTAGATAAATGCACAAAAGGTTCCTATAATATCCCAAATTTCCATAAGTTAACTAGGAACACCGGTGATTTAGAAAACATGTGACAAACCTCACAACTATCTTGTGTATGTCCAAAGTACCCAGACTTCAAATCGTTGGTAACCCCTCATACTCAATCCTCTGAAGGATCCCATCAATACGAACACAAGGGATGAACGGTTTCTTCAGATCAATTATCACACCCACTCTCGCAAACCAACCCCTTTCCCTGTCGTATTATTAAAATCCACCTTAACCACTTCCCAATTACTGAAGCAATAGCCCTCATTACCTGTTTAGTGTAGTAGCGTTATGACAATCCTGGTAAACGTATCCAAGCAACGATCTTTCATGCGTGGGTTTCCTTGGTCATAAAATCCCTACTCCAAGGTTGCACAACTAGATAAGGACCATAAATCATCCATGGTCCACCTAACAAAACCATTCGTAGTCCTCTAAAAcgggaaaatttaataaaaaaaaatactcattatCCAGATCAACTACCTGAATATCACCTGATATTTCCCACGTGTTCTTGATACAATTAACAAGTTCTCCATAACTGATAGACCGCCCAAGTTGCAGGCAATAATTGTCTGACTCATGCTTATCAATCAACTCATGAACACGTTTAGAGAAACTTATTTCAGGATATTGCCCCTCCATTGAGATCCTAACATCATCTTCTAGGAGAGAAATCTCACCATTCCCAACCCGACCCTCTTCAACATCAGCTTTCTTTGTACTGCTCATAAGCATCTCCTTAAACGTAGCTTTCAAGTCATTCTCATTATTAACCTTCCCCGTTTCCTTAACCTTCATTCCATCCTCTTTATTTTGCACCCTTTTCGTAGCTCTTTTGAGATCCACCAGCAACAGCGATCTGTTCATTCAAGGTTCCCGAGAGAATCCACGTTAACCTCCATTTCAACCCTTTAGTTTTGCTTTTTACTATTATCAGAAAGGTATTTAAGACATAGAGATTCACCAGAATGTTATCAGCATGAAAACTTTTAGTTTATCAACCACGGTGGATGCTAAAATCATATAACCAAGAATACATACAAAACAACCacagaatttttttattaaaaagaattacctGGCTCTGCTTTAACCTCATTTCTAAATCTGCAATTTTATCTTGCATCAAATTGTTGTGGTCTTTCTGGCAGTTCAATTCGGCTAAAACGTCTTCCATATCCAATTCCAAGCGAGTATTTTCCTTCTCTAGAAACTGCAAAAGAATATTAGATATTAGAAgattaaaaggaaaagaaaatctaCTTCAACATCAGGATGTATATTGAATGCAAACTGGATGGCATGATAATGTAACTTCAGAAGATAGAGTTAGAAAAGGCCAAGGAAACAAATTTCAGAGCAAGTATTAATTATGATTAGAAACCAAAAGCAGGAACAAATTACCTCAGACCTTGTGACTAGAGTCTTTCTTGTCTCCTGAAAACAATCTTGACACTCTTGAAGTTGTTTTTCGAAACCAGACTTTTCACTCTGTCTCAGCTTCTGTTGCCTATCGATTTCAGCAGTCAGAAGGTCTACTTGAGCCTCAAGCTTCCGGCATAAACTTTCATAATCAAACTCTTCTTTAAGCTTTACCACATTCACAATTTTCATTGCCTACAAAACAAGGTATTAGGCTGCCTCACAAAAAAGATAATATAATGTAATATAAACACAGTAATTCCTCAATATTGCATTTAACTTTACAGGATAATGTAATGTAATATAAAGAGAGAGGTTTGTTGATAATTAAACAACaatattgcatgtaattttacAGGAGAATTCCTCAATTTTCAAATGTAATATTCTTCATAAACTCACCCTCTGCCCAAACATTATTGTGCTAGTGGTCTCTGCATGATGTCGTGAAGATGGCCCAATTGTTATTATAAGTGAAGTCCTAGCACAGCCTAGTCATTTACCGATGAATCTCATAAGAATTAGAAGATCAAACCAACAAGCATATAAAAGTAAAATGCCATGTGCTTACTTAGTCTAAACATAAGTGTCCTTTTGCTATGCACATTAGAAGACATAAATTAGAATACAAAGGAACACATCAAGGCATAAGCATATTAATTAAGAAaaggtatatatacatatatacatatatgtgtgtgTAGACAATCAAAGAATTGTAGAAAATCATAGGAACCATGAATTTAGTGTGACAAATAGATATCACTGATAGAGTGTATTCCAAAAAAATTCATGTTCTGATAAAGGTATTatgagaaacaaaaagaaaaaccatAAAAGGAAGAGTTCCATACCTCCAAAAGAATCTCGAAGCAATCTTGTAAGTTTAGAATCCCTTGTAGGTATATGCGGACAGTTCTCAGCTAATGCATTTATGCATTTTCCCAGAGAAGTAAGAGATAGATTAATAAACTTAGCCTCTTCAAGCAATAGACCTTCACTGCCTACAATATTGGGAAACAGTTATGCAAGTTTTTGAAATGTAATTTGATAAAACAATGCTCCTGTTTCAGTTGTTTAACACTCAAAGAAACAAGAATACTTAGGAAACCAGTTAAATGAAACTTTTAGTTAAGTAAGAAAGCATACACAAGACAAAGCATAGGACACTAtgcaaaataaaacaaaaaagttaAGGCAAGAAGCATTTTAAGTATGCATTTAGTCCTCCTAAGTTAAAATATCAACCACCAAGAACATACCAGATTTGTCTAATCTCTCAGACCCAGCAAGATCAACAATCAGCAACTTGCTTTTCCTAACGATGGGGAAGTTGCCTTTTGTTATCTTATCTTGATAGCTAATATCATCTTCCACTTTTCCAGGGACAGACCTCCGGATATTAACCTACCAAATAAATGAGCTCAAGATCcttttaatacttttttaaattatttttctactattttttttattcacgcaaaaaaaaaatcatttaaatagtAACTGAAAAATTAAAGGCGAGCATTAATCAAGAGAGTACCAACTTCTAAGGAACGCCTACCATTAGACTTGCATGGCTACGTGAAGATTCTGTATTAAGCTTTGTGTTAGCTGCATGACGATTAGCCTCACCAATCTGCAATAGCTCTAGGAAATGATGTAAATCTCGAAGTTTAACTGTAATAGCACCAGGCAATGACACTTCTCCAGTCTTGGGGTCCTCATTAATAGGGATATTTGTCTTTTCGGGTGCAAGCAAATCTTGTATGGATTCCATATACAActgaatttaaaaaagaaaaaaagaaaaaaaaagggggcgATCATCCATCCAATAGATGATATTGATATAACAGGAATGAACACACATTAAATAATAGTTCAAAGATTGGTCGCCAATGAAAAAACCTAATGAATCACCATTCGGTAACATTATGATCTACATTTAACATTTAGTCTGGGTAAAAGCTAAGGAAGTATGCATACCCATGTCAGAATACTAAATGAAAGTAAGCATTTGTGTGTGTCTCTGTGATTGAGTGCTAAAAGATAACAGGAAAATAAGAGCTAACGCAGATACAAGCCTTTGATCCAAATGACATTAATCTGCAGTGCCATCCTCCAAAACTCCCAAGGAGAAGCATATTTTTCCACAAGCTTTGTCACTATAAATATGCCATTGTGTTATAACCATAAAGGTGAATAAGGTATGATAGGATTTTCATCCAATTAGTTTTATTTTGAATGCCCAAGTTTTTCTGAGTTGAATTCTGGTAAACTTCACAAGCTTTTTACTATATACTGAATTGTGTTTTCTAATGTAGATATTGATCAACTTGCACACTCAATCTACCAACTATATGCTGTTTGGATCAACAAAAGGCACTTGAATGCAGTGGTTTTAAGTTTgtggaaattttattgatatacaGAAAGAAATTAACAGAACTTTTAGAGTTCCAACCATTGACATTTAAGAGCCATATGGGGTTCAAATTTTCTATTCCCATAAACTTAGTAAgacatttttatcacattttagGGTTTCAATTTTGAAGCTTGGTAGACAATTCTCAGTTAATGAGATCATGTTTCTCTCTATATCACTAGTATTTGTTTGTTTCATTCTGCATAACTTCCAATGGGCTAAATTCAACTCAAAAGTCAAAGTAACAAAACTGAACCATGGTCAAGGAGATAATAAAGCATCCAGTGATAAATGTAGCTCAAACCAATATATAAGTAAAGGTTTAGGAAGAAAAAACGCATCAATGGTAAATATAACCTATAACCATGACATAAGTGCCTATGaacaaacaaaacaaacaaaccaAAGTCACAAAAGAATGTAATATCAAATATTACCTGTAAATATGAGACTTCCACAGTGTCAAAAGCAATGGATATATTATCCATTATGTCCTCTAGAGCTCTAACCATAATACCGCGTTCAGATGCATCATTTTTACCAAGTCTGCCAAGTGTAAAAGTTTTGCCAGTTCCTGTTTGACCATAAGCCATAACCGTCCCATTATAACCACTCAGTACACTCTGCAAAAACATATAAAAGTCAACCGAAAAGACTAAATATCAAGTCCTACTTGAAAGCAAACAAATGATGGCTTTGAAATGACCAATTATAAACTGAAAATGCAtgcatatacatacataatagaAGGATTAAGTCATATGCATGGAGCATTTAACAATGAACGTGCAACTAATATCAGCTAACATGATTTATATCTTGTCAGGTCTCATAAGATATTTCTCAATCACCTCGACTACAGGCTTTGCTACCACTTCATAGACACGCTTCTGAGAGGCAGTTTCTGTGAAGACTTCGTCGAATCTGTAAGATTCAGAGCTCCAGCTGTTTTTTCGCAACTTTAACCGCTTCAACtacattgcaaaaaaaaaaaaggaacaattTAGATTCCAGTGAACTCCAGAACATTGCAAAAACAAGCTACAAACCAGAAGAAAACATGCTTTGATAATTTAGAACACTGATCAAAGAAGCCACTCGAATTTGTTAATAGACCAATAAGTTACCTCTGGCTGCAATTCAACACAGTCAGCAAAATCAGCATCTGAAAGAAGATCCTCAGCATTTCTTGGTCTAAGTCTAACAGCAACTCTCACCCTTCCAGAATCTGTAAACCAAGTTGAGAATCAAGGATATTTAAAAGATttcgataaaaaaaattaaaagatttttaaaatatattcttCGATCAAATGAAAGTAAGAAACCAGAAAAAAGATAGCAGGATTCActatacaataaaaaataattttttctataaagCACGTATCTTAAGGACCTCTTTGCTAATAATTTATCATGCTTCAACAAAAAATCATCTACAGATAATgcaataaaaaaggaaaatgaatatTTTCCTATAATTCCAAGCCAATACCCGTAAAGGCGTTTTGAGAAATTGATTTTCAAGATCTTTTCCTGACATATGCTAATTAAATCTCAAACTAAAAgcattaatttttttcccttattAAAGTCTCCAAACTCTAACCCCCCCCCACCCAAAAAGAAAAATCCTTGAATTGTTTGGACGAAACTGCATCTCTCCTTAAACTGaaacaaaatttctaaaatggAGCATGATAATTAAGCATTAAGTTGAAAACAAAAGTGGATagtcaaatttcacattttagccatGATAGCCTTTAAAATTCCATGTTGACATATAATGCAGgccaagagagagaaaagaaatagCCCAATAGCTCTGTGCATCATGATTTGACACTGAAACTTCGGTTATAAGACAAAGATCAAGATCAAGCAAGCATAAGAGCAACATATTCAGTAAACACTAAACAATCATTATTATCACTCCACAATAGTCAAAATGAAACTCGATAATAAACCCATTTTAAGCAATCCAAAAACAAACCTTTATACAAAACCAAGTAAAATAATACCAAGAAATGGAATTTTATTATACAAAAGAGAagcaaaaatgaacaaaaaagaaagaGGGGAAGAAACCGTTGTCGTCATCAAAGTCCCTGTAGAGAGAACGAGAAGTTGGAGTAACTGAACGTCTAGAAGAAGGAACAGGTTTCGTGTCCTTTGAGCGAAGAGACTGTTGTCCATAGTTTAAACTTCTCGTTAATGAATTCCAGCCATGGCTAACACCTTGTTGCTGTTGCATAATCCTTTGCTTTTCAGTCCTTTGTGCTGGTCTCAAACCAGAACTCGTTGTAGCCATTTTCAGACTGACAAAAAAAAATATGACACTGGGTTTGGATTTAAAAGAGTTGGTTTTTTAAAGAAAGTAAGTAAATGGGTATCTAACAACAACAAATTTCAAAgcagaaaagagagagagagagagagagaagacaGGGAAGCAGCAGTTGAGGGAGGCACGAAGAGAAATGGGGGGCTCCCGCGTTTTGGGGGTGGGTAGCTAAGCTTACAAAGGTTGTAGAGTTAGTTGTGACAGGGTGTATGGAATAGTAGCCAGCAACGAAGGAAAAGCAAAGCACTCAGCAGATTCAAATGGCTTTTAAGGAAATGAATTCTTCCTTCTGTTCAAAAGTGTGTCTCATTGTCAGTTGTCACCATTGTTGTTCTCTTTTGAATCTTAAAAAGCTTTCCCATTCCCTTTTagcaaaaacatatataataaaaaggacagcaaaaagattattatttattttttgaacaattatttaaaaaataatttttttaatgttatttgtgaaataaaaaaatatatttataaaatataaaaataaattaccaGCATACTAAGGATAAGATTGAGTTTGGATGGGTAGTACGTTTAAATGTAATTAGTGTACAAATAGCTGTGGCGATAATATTAGATATTGTAGTGATACTATAGTatgagataaaaagtaagttaaacgcactATACCGCATCT
The sequence above is drawn from the Gossypium hirsutum isolate 1008001.06 chromosome A05, Gossypium_hirsutum_v2.1, whole genome shotgun sequence genome and encodes:
- the LOC107904280 gene encoding kinesin-like protein KIN-UC isoform X2, whose amino-acid sequence is MATTSSGLRPAQRTEKQRIMQQQQGVSHGWNSLTRSLNYGQQSLRSKDTKPVPSSRRSVTPTSRSLYRDFDDDNDSGRVRVAVRLRPRNAEDLLSDADFADCVELQPELKRLKLRKNSWSSESYRFDEVFTETASQKRVYEVVAKPVVESVLSGYNGTVMAYGQTGTGKTFTLGRLGKNDASERGIMVRALEDIMDNISIAFDTVEVSYLQLYMESIQDLLAPEKTNIPINEDPKTGEVSLPGAITVKLRDLHHFLELLQIGEANRHAANTKLNTESSRSHASLMVNIRRSVPGKVEDDISYQDKITKGNFPIVRKSKLLIVDLAGSERLDKSGSEGLLLEEAKFINLSLTSLGKCINALAENCPHIPTRDSKLTRLLRDSFGGCARTSLIITIGPSSRHHAETTSTIMFGQRAMKIVNVVKLKEEFDYESLCRKLEAQVDLLTAEIDRQQKLRQSEKSGFEKQLQECQDCFQETRKTLVTRSEFLEKENTRLELDMEDVLAELNCQKDHNNLMQDKIADLEMRLKQSQQHQLENSTYQKLLADTTEMYEKKIAELIKQLEVERARSKTAEEQLNSMKKLSGDHHNLTQQQEMENSKHQKALVDTTRIYEKKIMELTKQLEDEHTRSEDVQEQLHLANKRQTDYQNSMQKQEEMSELRLELQEMYQLHESTINELQSLKAEFKDQIEEKESITVKLYAVQEKLSAEEKQRKTIEYELEKLKKSAPEGDTDFEDEESYMKENIRGNSVLGTSASLRKAGPLRVTKSAAQRVIVAKICEEVGIQKIVRLLNSEDLDVQIHAVKVIANLAAEEVNQENIVKEGGLDALLTMLRSSQNATILRVASGAMANLAMNEMNQSLIMSRGGAQLLAKTASKTDDPQTLRMVAGALANLCGNEKLHMMLKEDGGVKALLGMVRCTNSDVVAQVARGMANFAKCESRAIVQGYRKGRSLLMEEGALEWLIGNCNIASASTRRHVELALCHLAQNSKQKENAKDFTYRGGLKELQRISLETSREDIRNLAKKMLKSNPMFQARLHVVEG
- the LOC107904280 gene encoding kinesin-like protein KIN-UC isoform X4, giving the protein MATTSSGLRPAQRTEKQRIMQQQQGVSHGWNSLTRSLNYGQQSLRSKDTKPVPSSRRSVTPTSRSLYRDFDDDNDSGRVRVAVRLRPRNAEDLLSDADFADCVELQPELKRLKLRKNSWSSESYRFDEVFTETASQKRVYEVVAKPVVESVLSGYNGTVMAYGQTGTGKTFTLGRLGKNDASERGIMVRALEDIMDNISIAFDTVEVSYLQLYMESIQDLLAPEKTNIPINEDPKTGEVSLPGAITVKLRDLHHFLELLQIGEANRHAANTKLNTESSRSHASLMVNIRRSVPGKVEDDISYQDKITKGNFPIVRKSKLLIVDLAGSERLDKSGSEGLLLEEAKFINLSLTSLGKCINALAENCPHIPTRDSKLTRLLRDSFGGCARTSLIITIGPSSRHHAETTSTIMFGQRAMKIVNVVKLKEEFDYESLCRKLEAQVDLLTAEIDRQQKLRQSEKSGFEKQLQECQDCFQETRKTLVTRSEFLEKENTRLELDMEDVLAELNCQKDHNNLMQDKIADLEMRLKQSQQHQLENSTYQKLLADTTEMYEKKIAELIKQLEVERARSKTAEEQLNSMKKLSGDHHNLTQEMENSKHQKALVDTTRIYEKKIMELTKQLEDEHTRSEDVQEQLHLANKRQTDYQNSMQKQEEMSELRLELQEMYQLHESTINELQSLKAEFKDQIEEKESITVKLYAVQEKLSAEEKQRKTIEYELEKLKKSAPEGDTDFEDEESYMKENIRGNSVLGTSASLRKAGPLRVTKSAAQRVIVAKICEEVGIQKIVRLLNSEDLDVQIHAVKVIANLAAEEVNQENIVKEGGLDALLTMLRSSQNATILRVASGAMANLAMNEMNQSLIMSRGGAQLLAKTASKTDDPQTLRMVAGALANLCGNEKLHMMLKEDGGVKALLGMVRCTNSDVVAQVARGMANFAKCESRAIVQGYRKGRSLLMEEGALEWLIGNCNIASASTRRHVELALCHLAQNSKQKENAKDFTYRGGLKELQRISLETSREDIRNLAKKMLKSNPMFQGELEVRCST
- the LOC107904280 gene encoding kinesin-like protein KIN-UC isoform X1, which encodes MATTSSGLRPAQRTEKQRIMQQQQGVSHGWNSLTRSLNYGQQSLRSKDTKPVPSSRRSVTPTSRSLYRDFDDDNDSGRVRVAVRLRPRNAEDLLSDADFADCVELQPELKRLKLRKNSWSSESYRFDEVFTETASQKRVYEVVAKPVVESVLSGYNGTVMAYGQTGTGKTFTLGRLGKNDASERGIMVRALEDIMDNISIAFDTVEVSYLQLYMESIQDLLAPEKTNIPINEDPKTGEVSLPGAITVKLRDLHHFLELLQIGEANRHAANTKLNTESSRSHASLMVNIRRSVPGKVEDDISYQDKITKGNFPIVRKSKLLIVDLAGSERLDKSGSEGLLLEEAKFINLSLTSLGKCINALAENCPHIPTRDSKLTRLLRDSFGGCARTSLIITIGPSSRHHAETTSTIMFGQRAMKIVNVVKLKEEFDYESLCRKLEAQVDLLTAEIDRQQKLRQSEKSGFEKQLQECQDCFQETRKTLVTRSEFLEKENTRLELDMEDVLAELNCQKDHNNLMQDKIADLEMRLKQSQQHQLENSTYQKLLADTTEMYEKKIAELIKQLEVERARSKTAEEQLNSMKKLSGDHHNLTQQQEMENSKHQKALVDTTRIYEKKIMELTKQLEDEHTRSEDVQEQLHLANKRQTDYQNSMQKQEEMSELRLELQEMYQLHESTINELQSLKAEFKDQIEEKESITVKLYAVQEKLSAEEKQRKTIEYELEKLKKSAPEGDTDFEDEESYMKENIRGNSVLGTSASLRKAGPLRVTKSAAQRVIVAKICEEVGIQKIVRLLNSEDLDVQIHAVKVIANLAAEEVNQENIVKEGGLDALLTMLRSSQNATILRVASGAMANLAMNEMNQSLIMSRGGAQLLAKTASKTDDPQTLRMVAGALANLCGNEKLHMMLKEDGGVKALLGMVRCTNSDVVAQVARGMANFAKCESRAIVQGYRKGRSLLMEEGALEWLIGNCNIASASTRRHVELALCHLAQNSKQKENAKDFTYRGGLKELQRISLETSREDIRNLAKKMLKSNPMFQGELEVRCST
- the LOC107904280 gene encoding kinesin-like protein KIN-UC isoform X6; its protein translation is MATTSSGLRPAQRTEKQRIMQQQQGVSHGWNSLTRSLNYGQQSLRSKDTKPVPSSRRSVTPTSRSLYRDFDDDNDSGRVRVAVRLRPRNAEDLLSDADFADCVELQPELKRLKLRKNSWSSESYRFDEVFTETASQKRVYEVVAKPVVESVLSGYNGTVMAYGQTGTGKTFTLGRLGKNDASERGIMVRALEDIMDNISIAFDTVEVSYLQLYMESIQDLLAPEKTNIPINEDPKTGEVSLPGAITVKLRDLHHFLELLQIGEANRHAANTKLNTESSRSHASLMVNIRRSVPGKVEDDISYQDKITKGNFPIVRKSKLLIVDLAGSERLDKSGSEGLLLEEAKFINLSLTSLGKCINALAENCPHIPTRDSKLTRLLRDSFGGCARTSLIITIGPSSRHHAETTSTIMFGQRAMKIVNVVKLKEEFDYESLCRKLEAQVDLLTAEIDRQQKLRQSEKSGFEKQLQECQDCFQETRKTLVTRSEFLEKENTRLELDMEDVLAELNCQKDHNNLMQDKIADLEMRLKQSQQHQLENSTYQKLLADTTEMYEKKIAELIKQLEVERARSKTAEEQLNSMKKLSGDHHNLTQQQEMENSKHQKALVDTTRIYEKKIMELTKQLEDEHTRSEDVQEQLHLANKRQTDYQNSMQKQEEMSELRLELQEMYQLHESTINELQSLKAEFKDQIEEKESITVKLYAVQEKLSAEEKQRKTIEYELEKLKKSAPEGDTDFEDEESYMKENIRGNSVLGTSASLRKAGPLRVTKSAAQRVIVAKICEEVGIQKIVRLLNSEDLDVQIHAVKVIANLAAEEVNQENIVKEGGLDALLTMLRSSQNATILRVASGAMANLAMNEMNQSLIMSRGGAQLLAKTASKTDDPQTLRMVAGALANLCGNEKLHMMLKEDGGVKALLGMVRCTNSDVVAQVARGMANFAKCESRAIVQGYRKGRSLLMEEGALEWLIGNCNIASASTRRHVELALCHLAQNKENAKDFTYRGGLKELQRISLETSREDIRNLAKKMLKSNPMFQARLHVVEG
- the LOC107904280 gene encoding kinesin-like protein KIN-UC isoform X5; the protein is MATTSSGLRPAQRTEKQRIMQQQQGVSHGWNSLTRSLNYGQQSLRSKDTKPVPSSRRSVTPTSRSLYRDFDDDNDSGRVRVAVRLRPRNAEDLLSDADFADCVELQPELKRLKLRKNSWSSESYRFDEVFTETASQKRVYEVVAKPVVESVLSGYNGTVMAYGQTGTGKTFTLGRLGKNDASERGIMVRALEDIMDNISIAFDTVEVSYLQLYMESIQDLLAPEKTNIPINEDPKTGEVSLPGAITVKLRDLHHFLELLQIGEANRHAANTKLNTESSRSHASLMVNIRRSVPGKVEDDISYQDKITKGNFPIVRKSKLLIVDLAGSERLDKSGSEGLLLEEAKFINLSLTSLGKCINALAENCPHIPTRDSKLTRLLRDSFGGCARTSLIITIGPSSRHHAETTSTIMFGQRAMKIVNVVKLKEEFDYESLCRKLEAQVDLLTAEIDRQQKLRQSEKSGFEKQLQECQDCFQETRKTLVTRSEFLEKENTRLELDMEDVLAELNCQKDHNNLMQDKIADLEMRLKQSQQHQLENSTYQKLLADTTEMYEKKIAELIKQLEVERARSKTAEEQLNSMKKLSGDHHNLTQQQEMENSKHQKALVDTTRIYEKKIMELTKQLEDEHTRSEDVQEQLHLANKRQTDYQNSMQKQEEMSELRLELQEMYQLHESTINELQSLKAEFKDQIEEKESITVKLYAVQEKLSAEEKQRKTIEYELEKLKKSAPEGDTDFEDEESYMKENIRGNSVLGTSASLRKAGPLRVTKSAAQRVIVAKICEEVGIQKIVRLLNSEDLDVQIHAVKVIANLAAEEVNQENIVKEGGLDALLTMLRSSQNATILRVASGAMANLAMNEMNQSLIMSRGGAQLLAKTASKTDDPQTLRMVAGALANLCGNEKLHMMLKEDGGVKALLGMVRCTNSDVVAQVARGMANFAKCESRAIVQGYRKGRSLLMEEGALEWLIGNCNIASASTRRHVELALCHLAQNKENAKDFTYRGGLKELQRISLETSREDIRNLAKKMLKSNPMFQGELEVRCST
- the LOC107904280 gene encoding kinesin-like protein KIN-UC isoform X3 — its product is MATTSSGLRPAQRTEKQRIMQQQQGVSHGWNSLTRSLNYGQQSLRSKDTKPVPSSRRSVTPTSRSLYRDFDDDNDSGRVRVAVRLRPRNAEDLLSDADFADCVELQPELKRLKLRKNSWSSESYRFDEVFTETASQKRVYEVVAKPVVESVLSGYNGTVMAYGQTGTGKTFTLGRLGKNDASERGIMVRALEDIMDNISIAFDTVEVSYLQLYMESIQDLLAPEKTNIPINEDPKTGEVSLPGAITVKLRDLHHFLELLQIGEANRHAANTKLNTESSRSHASLMVNIRRSVPGKVEDDISYQDKITKGNFPIVRKSKLLIVDLAGSERLDKSGSEGLLLEEAKFINLSLTSLGKCINALAENCPHIPTRDSKLTRLLRDSFGGCARTSLIITIGPSSRHHAETTSTIMFGQRAMKIVNVVKLKEEFDYESLCRKLEAQVDLLTAEIDRQQKLRQSEKSGFEKQLQECQDCFQETRKTLVTRSEFLEKENTRLELDMEDVLAELNCQKDHNNLMQDKIADLEMRLKQSQQHQLENSTYQKLLADTTEMYEKKIAELIKQLEVERARSKTAEEQLNSMKKLSGDHHNLTQQQEMENSKHQKALVDTTRIYEKKIMELTKQLEDEHTRSEDVQEQLHLANKRQTDYQNSMQKQEEMSELRLELQEMYQLHESTINELQSLKAEFKDQIEEKESITVKLYAVQEKLSAEEKQRKTIEYELEKLKKSAPEGDTDFEDEESYMKENIRGNSVLGTSASLRKAGPLRVTKSAAQRVIVAKICEEVGIQKIVRLLNSEDLDVQIHAVKVIANLAAEEVNQENIVKEGGLDALLTMLRSSQNATILRVASGAMANLAMNEMNQSLIMSRGGAQLLAKTASKTDDPQTLRMVAGALANLCGNEKLHMMLKEDGGVKALLGMVRCTNSDVVAQVARGMANFAKCESRAIVQGYRKGRSLLMEEGALEWLIGNCNIASASTRRHVELALCHLAQNSKQKENAKDFTYRGGLKELQRISLETSREDIRNLAKKMLKSNPMFQVFVGSLRS